The Montipora capricornis isolate CH-2021 chromosome 1, ASM3666992v2, whole genome shotgun sequence genome contains a region encoding:
- the LOC138041230 gene encoding plexin domain-containing protein 1-like yields the protein MHVSGCVIADSCARCMDLGKATEFNCQWCPATGRCSDGADRYRAEWENSGCSSIAVKKSSDERCAPKGTQQPRKSEGGIGAGAIFGICIVLVLVISIGAWCVYAYRYPTTKSGLFLIEMSRRPRELFNRDSSGSRGNTGAAAPSDVKPQVL from the exons ATGCATGTTTCAGGCTGTGTTATTGCTGATTCATGTGCGCGGTGTATGGATCTCGGCAAAGCCACAGAATTCAACTGTCAGTGGTGCcctgctacaggaag GTGCTCCGATGGAGCGGATCGCTATCGAGCTGAATGGGAGAATTCTGGTTGCAGTTCCATCGCAGTCAAAAAG AGCTCAGATGAGAGATGTGCTCCTAAAGGAACGCAACAACCTCGCAAATCTGAGGGAGGCATTGGGGCGGGTGCTATTTTTGGCATCTGTATTGTGCTAGTGTTGGTGATCAGCATTGGTGCATGGTGTGTCTACGCTTATCGCTATCCAACCACCAAATCAGGACTCTTTCTAATCGAA ATGTCCCGTCGCCCCAGAGAATTATTTAACCGCGATTCTAGTGGGTCACGTGGAAACACTGGTGCGGCTGCCCCGTCGGACGTTAAACCGCAAGTGCTGTGA